In the genome of Paenibacillus sp. FSL R5-0766, one region contains:
- a CDS encoding DUF1565 domain-containing protein: MIRVVILMIPILMVLVSGCQNHTSAMKEPVSVQKSDPQVIHYISPQGNDSNKGTIQSPWKTLQHAADHASPGSTIYLREGVYHQKVKITRSGNSSANPTLFSSYPQEQVIIDGNGLSVRGIEGLIEIENASYITIQNLEIRNFTTTLGGQVPTGIYVHGAGEHIQLLGNTIHAIASYATPEGPDLRGRDAHGIAIYGTEHPQALRDIIIKDNELYDLTLGSSESLAVNGNVDTFAIQDNIIHDSDNIGIDLIGYEGTSEDDTYDQARNGIVRGNEVYDITSNNNPSYGTDLPNDTNSAGGIYVDGGKDHIIDQNRVYRSDIGIEIASEHAGRSTSNITVRDNLIYSNRLTGIAMGGYDEERGATEDSKIMYNTLVGNDTLNAGNGQLFMQSRTKNNTFMRNILVSGSSEVLIYNEYTSNTGNVFDHNVYYSPGEQEDALWVWKNKAYSGIAAYIKGSGNDAHSIYVNPAFMDEPSEDFRPQANSPAKAYGHLAPR, from the coding sequence TTGATTCGCGTAGTTATACTTATGATTCCGATTCTGATGGTGCTTGTATCCGGTTGTCAGAATCATACATCTGCCATGAAGGAACCCGTTTCTGTTCAAAAGTCTGATCCCCAGGTCATCCATTACATATCACCCCAAGGAAACGACTCGAATAAAGGAACCATTCAATCTCCGTGGAAAACGTTGCAGCACGCAGCCGACCATGCTTCGCCAGGAAGCACGATTTATTTGCGTGAAGGTGTCTATCATCAGAAAGTCAAAATCACCCGGAGCGGTAATTCTTCCGCTAATCCAACCCTATTTTCAAGTTATCCTCAGGAGCAGGTTATCATTGATGGTAACGGTTTATCTGTCCGGGGCATTGAAGGGTTAATTGAAATTGAAAATGCCAGTTATATCACGATTCAAAATCTCGAAATTCGTAATTTCACAACCACACTTGGGGGCCAAGTTCCAACCGGGATTTATGTCCACGGAGCAGGTGAGCATATTCAGCTGTTAGGCAACACCATACACGCGATCGCTAGTTACGCAACTCCTGAAGGTCCCGATTTACGGGGCAGGGATGCCCACGGTATTGCCATATATGGCACAGAGCACCCTCAAGCTTTACGCGATATCATCATCAAGGATAATGAATTGTATGATCTTACACTTGGTTCAAGCGAGTCACTCGCAGTTAACGGTAATGTTGATACCTTTGCCATCCAGGACAATATCATCCATGATTCCGACAATATTGGTATTGATCTGATCGGGTACGAGGGTACGTCCGAGGACGACACGTACGATCAGGCTCGGAACGGCATTGTACGAGGAAACGAAGTATACGATATTACGTCCAATAACAACCCCTCCTACGGTACAGACCTGCCCAATGATACCAACTCGGCGGGCGGCATCTATGTAGATGGCGGGAAAGATCATATCATCGACCAGAACCGGGTATATCGGAGCGACATCGGAATTGAGATTGCATCAGAGCATGCCGGACGTTCAACCAGCAACATTACCGTGCGTGATAACCTGATTTATTCCAACAGATTGACGGGGATTGCCATGGGAGGTTATGACGAGGAACGAGGAGCTACCGAGGATAGCAAGATTATGTACAATACACTTGTGGGAAATGATACCCTGAATGCAGGCAATGGACAGTTATTCATGCAGTCACGGACAAAGAACAATACGTTCATGCGTAACATTCTCGTATCGGGCAGCTCGGAAGTACTGATATACAACGAATATACTAGCAATACCGGCAATGTGTTTGACCATAATGTCTATTACTCACCAGGTGAGCAGGAAGATGCCCTGTGGGTTTGGAAAAATAAAGCCTACTCCGGCATCGCCGCCTACATCAAGGGATCTGGCAATGATGCACACTCCATATATGTGAACCCGGCATTTATGGATGAACCGAGCGAAGATTTTCGTCCTCAGGCGAACTCTCCGGCTAAAGCGTATGGTCACCTTGCTCCGCGATAA
- a CDS encoding Hsp20/alpha crystallin family protein, with protein sequence MFDLIPFRKRNEDPFGHMLKSFNDMVENSFLSPFGTGSQPFRTDIREEEDKYSVEAELPGIAKEDIDIQVQGNELIIRAKRNDIVEQKDDSNRIIRQERRSGEFIRRFYVDHIDEEHIKARLEEGVLKLEIPKRPGDDQSRRRIQID encoded by the coding sequence ATGTTTGATCTGATTCCGTTTCGTAAACGAAATGAAGACCCGTTCGGACACATGTTGAAATCCTTCAATGACATGGTTGAGAACTCATTCCTCTCCCCTTTTGGAACTGGCTCCCAGCCATTTCGCACCGACATTCGTGAGGAAGAAGACAAATATTCGGTAGAAGCCGAGCTTCCGGGCATTGCCAAAGAGGATATCGACATTCAGGTTCAAGGTAACGAATTGATTATTCGTGCCAAACGCAATGATATAGTGGAGCAGAAGGATGACTCCAATCGAATCATACGGCAGGAACGCCGTTCCGGCGAATTTATCCGGCGATTCTATGTTGATCATATTGATGAGGAGCACATTAAGGCCAGATTGGAAGAAGGTGTGCTGAAACTCGAGATTCCGAAACGTCCTGGTGATGATCAATCTCGCAGACGCATTCAAATTGACTGA
- a CDS encoding AraC family transcriptional regulator has translation MRTDDALGVVYQHYLTQEPYSQQDEHTYLLSPKAGSGKVKRVTTYSGIEILYSQVEYHQPYPTYFASETPIVELQFALSGERHVDISGQDYSLSIGQGALIFMHDFEAWFHPPAREQYTSFSLGIPVSLFNYAAAQLGGFKSIAFNQVLGRKVFKPIVFQLDNRIRTMIDSLIVELNNSYRSSLMMEATALEILNRFMIQLFDLAPIPAGLSREDIRKLHTAREIMEACMVDPPSLLALSRQVGLNDFKLKKGFKALFGSTVFEYLRQVRLDNAMKLLRNQNNNVTEAAIAVGYSNVSAFSQQFYRKFGVKPSEMKKIY, from the coding sequence ATGCGCACGGATGATGCATTAGGCGTAGTATATCAGCATTACCTGACCCAGGAGCCTTACAGTCAGCAAGATGAACACACGTATCTGCTCTCTCCCAAGGCGGGTAGCGGTAAGGTCAAAAGAGTGACAACATACAGTGGCATTGAGATTTTATATTCCCAGGTTGAATATCATCAGCCTTATCCTACGTATTTTGCGTCGGAGACACCCATCGTGGAATTGCAATTTGCCTTGTCAGGAGAGCGACATGTGGATATATCCGGTCAGGACTATTCATTATCGATAGGGCAAGGGGCCCTTATTTTTATGCATGATTTCGAAGCGTGGTTCCATCCTCCGGCAAGGGAGCAGTATACGTCTTTTTCGCTGGGGATTCCGGTTTCTCTGTTCAATTATGCGGCGGCACAACTGGGCGGTTTCAAGTCGATTGCGTTTAATCAGGTTTTAGGGCGAAAAGTGTTCAAGCCGATTGTATTTCAATTGGATAATCGGATACGAACGATGATCGACAGTCTCATTGTAGAATTAAACAATAGTTATCGATCATCCTTAATGATGGAAGCGACAGCGTTGGAGATCTTAAATCGATTTATGATTCAATTGTTTGATCTGGCGCCAATTCCCGCGGGACTCTCGAGAGAGGACATCCGGAAGTTACATACGGCACGGGAGATTATGGAGGCCTGTATGGTAGATCCTCCATCTTTGCTAGCATTGTCCAGACAAGTAGGTCTTAACGATTTTAAATTAAAAAAAGGATTCAAGGCACTTTTCGGAAGCACGGTGTTCGAATATTTGCGTCAGGTTCGTCTCGACAACGCCATGAAGTTGCTGCGCAATCAGAATAACAACGTCACCGAGGCCGCCATTGCGGTTGGTTACAGCAATGTCAGTGCCTTTTCGCAGCAATTTTATCGCAAATTCGGTGTGAAGCCTTCCGAGATGAAAAAGATTTATTAA
- a CDS encoding MFS transporter, translated as MNRIRGSIFFSVFAAMLGLMLIAPIMPPLIRELGMKESHSGLIISLGSIMMAVMAPIWGRFSDLKGRKPIILIGFIGMSVSCALFALALYGGLNAWIGGGLLLTLLIVTRSLIGMFIPAVLSSAQAYMGDVTEGEERGSGMAIISAANGLGLVFGPAIAGAFTLIGLLWPLYFGIFIAIAAFIIALLLIPSAKPVIQAKLPKVNPFQGGLRMYLAAGLVTMMGIMTLQVVGGFYFQDQLALSSAATARMVSFGLMFSGAAMLIMQVIQMKWLKWKPCPMILLGSLFLIASMILFLVFNVLSMYYFSFFLFGMGAGLMMPGFMAGASLAVSKEQQGGAAGLVAAIQGISAVITPLLTTTLYQVDKHVPFMLVAVLVVLLAIMMLGMRKNQSNTVSDPIHSL; from the coding sequence ATGAATAGAATCAGAGGAAGTATTTTTTTTAGCGTATTTGCAGCGATGTTGGGTCTGATGCTGATTGCACCTATTATGCCACCGCTTATTCGCGAGTTGGGCATGAAAGAAAGTCATTCCGGTCTTATTATATCGCTTGGGTCCATTATGATGGCTGTCATGGCTCCGATATGGGGAAGATTCAGTGATCTGAAGGGTAGAAAACCCATCATATTGATTGGGTTCATAGGAATGTCTGTGAGCTGTGCATTATTTGCACTGGCATTGTACGGGGGATTAAATGCATGGATCGGAGGAGGGCTACTGTTAACCCTTCTGATTGTGACGCGCAGTCTGATTGGCATGTTTATTCCTGCCGTACTTTCTTCTGCCCAGGCCTATATGGGTGATGTGACAGAAGGGGAGGAGCGGGGAAGTGGGATGGCGATTATCAGTGCTGCGAATGGACTTGGCCTAGTATTTGGACCTGCGATTGCAGGAGCATTTACCCTTATCGGTCTGCTCTGGCCGCTTTATTTTGGCATTTTTATAGCGATAGCTGCGTTTATTATTGCCTTGTTGTTAATCCCGTCAGCCAAACCGGTCATTCAGGCAAAACTGCCTAAAGTCAACCCGTTCCAAGGTGGTTTACGAATGTACCTTGCTGCCGGCTTGGTCACGATGATGGGTATCATGACACTACAGGTTGTCGGGGGATTTTATTTTCAGGATCAACTGGCTCTATCCTCAGCGGCGACGGCCCGAATGGTTTCGTTTGGACTCATGTTCTCTGGAGCAGCGATGTTGATCATGCAGGTCATTCAGATGAAATGGTTGAAATGGAAACCATGCCCAATGATTTTGCTCGGGTCCCTTTTCCTGATCGCAAGCATGATCCTGTTTTTGGTTTTCAATGTGTTATCCATGTATTATTTCTCGTTTTTCCTGTTTGGCATGGGTGCAGGTCTGATGATGCCCGGGTTCATGGCAGGTGCTTCGCTGGCAGTTAGCAAAGAACAGCAGGGAGGTGCAGCGGGATTGGTAGCAGCGATTCAGGGGATATCCGCCGTCATTACGCCTTTACTTACAACGACACTCTATCAGGTGGACAAACATGTTCCATTTATGCTCGTAGCTGTTCTGGTTGTCTTGCTGGCAATCATGATGCTAGGAATGAGGAAGAATCAATCCAATACTGTATCGGACCCCATTCATTCGTTATAG
- a CDS encoding MFS transporter, with protein MSTSTHSSTPQQLWGRSFLFIMLANALLFMAFEMLLPTLPLFVSSLGGDASQIGLVTGVFMFSAILIRPFTSVLAAQIDKKYLLIIGITICALMTGAYYLSSGIWMILVFRVIHGFGFGLATTYFATIATENIPRDRRGEGMGYFGVGETVAISIGPLIGTSLLFRYDYQSLFMGGMCILLLALLMTVFVSRKPKTEGSSESMQTHVPSVKLIEKKVLFPSLLIMLVGIAAGSIMSFVALFAAERGFENIAWFFFIVAIASFAVRLFSGKMFDRWGPGSVLLPSAVFAIAGLLVLIIAQSDVQFLIAGALYGFGFGAIFPAIQTWCVNLVEEHEHESAMASFFNFFDLGIGGGSLILGVVASAFSYTVVYAISIGIFVVYILLYLVYSQKQQRYTARQLEVDIE; from the coding sequence ATGAGTACTTCAACACATAGCTCTACACCTCAGCAACTCTGGGGAAGATCATTCCTATTTATCATGTTAGCCAACGCATTATTGTTTATGGCATTTGAAATGTTGCTTCCCACCTTGCCTTTGTTTGTCTCAAGTCTTGGTGGCGATGCCTCCCAAATTGGGCTTGTTACCGGCGTATTTATGTTTTCTGCCATCTTGATTCGACCCTTCACTTCTGTTTTAGCAGCTCAAATAGATAAAAAATATCTATTGATTATCGGCATCACTATCTGTGCATTAATGACAGGCGCATACTACCTATCGTCAGGTATTTGGATGATTCTTGTATTTCGAGTGATCCACGGATTCGGATTTGGTTTGGCAACGACATATTTTGCAACGATTGCCACTGAAAACATACCAAGAGATCGCCGGGGAGAAGGTATGGGGTATTTCGGCGTAGGGGAGACGGTCGCTATATCCATCGGTCCATTGATTGGAACAAGCCTGTTGTTCAGGTACGACTACCAGAGCCTGTTTATGGGAGGTATGTGCATTTTGCTGTTAGCTCTCCTAATGACAGTGTTTGTATCCAGAAAGCCGAAAACAGAAGGTAGTAGCGAGTCTATGCAAACTCATGTCCCTTCGGTGAAACTGATTGAAAAGAAGGTACTCTTCCCTTCCCTTCTCATTATGCTCGTTGGCATTGCAGCGGGTTCAATCATGTCCTTTGTGGCTTTATTCGCCGCCGAAAGAGGGTTCGAGAATATAGCCTGGTTTTTCTTCATCGTCGCCATCGCCAGCTTCGCCGTTCGACTGTTCTCGGGGAAAATGTTTGATCGATGGGGACCAGGTTCCGTGTTGTTACCTTCTGCCGTGTTTGCAATCGCGGGCCTACTGGTTCTGATTATCGCCCAGAGTGATGTGCAATTCCTGATCGCCGGTGCGTTATACGGCTTTGGTTTTGGTGCCATATTCCCGGCGATTCAGACCTGGTGTGTGAATCTTGTAGAAGAACATGAGCACGAAAGTGCGATGGCTTCCTTCTTTAACTTCTTTGACCTCGGAATTGGCGGTGGTTCGTTGATCCTGGGCGTGGTGGCTTCTGCATTTTCCTATACGGTGGTGTATGCTATCTCTATAGGCATTTTTGTGGTATATATCTTGTTATATTTGGTATACTCCCAAAAACAGCAGAGGTATACAGCTCGCCAACTGGAGGTAGACATTGAGTAA
- a CDS encoding DUF1697 domain-containing protein: MNYVALLRGINVGGNNKINMKQLKETFEQAGMLDVVTYINSGNIIFADHQERANANVEISHVLEQAIAADFGLQIRVMVRNMDEIQSVIQALPEEWVNDDTAKSDVMFLWDEINEPSVLDQLPIKPGIGTLIYVPGAILYSVSREDASKSGMNKLVGSKVYAYMTVRNVNTTRKIYALMQAATEK, translated from the coding sequence ATGAACTATGTAGCCTTGTTGCGGGGCATTAATGTAGGCGGGAACAATAAAATCAATATGAAGCAGCTGAAAGAAACATTTGAACAAGCAGGCATGCTGGATGTCGTTACCTATATCAACTCTGGCAATATTATTTTTGCCGATCATCAGGAACGTGCCAATGCGAATGTGGAGATATCCCATGTGTTAGAACAGGCCATCGCCGCCGATTTTGGCTTACAGATCAGGGTAATGGTGCGGAATATGGATGAAATTCAATCCGTTATTCAGGCGCTGCCAGAAGAATGGGTTAATGATGACACAGCCAAAAGTGATGTGATGTTCCTTTGGGATGAGATCAATGAGCCCTCCGTGCTGGACCAGCTGCCCATCAAACCGGGAATCGGCACACTAATCTATGTTCCCGGAGCGATTTTATATTCAGTCAGCAGAGAAGATGCGTCCAAAAGTGGCATGAACAAGCTTGTGGGTTCCAAAGTCTATGCTTATATGACGGTTAGAAATGTAAATACCACACGTAAGATCTATGCCCTGATGCAAGCAGCAACAGAGAAATAA
- a CDS encoding diguanylate cyclase, giving the protein MKNRRFFQEKMLESLMMFQEKQRYFSLLVVDIDHFKSWGEYNITVSIGAATVVEEDTEKSLFQRADNALYASKTGGRNRVTHAAQMVRS; this is encoded by the coding sequence TTGAAGAACCGAAGGTTTTTCCAGGAAAAAATGCTTGAAAGTTTGATGATGTTCCAGGAGAAACAACGTTATTTCTCCCTTCTCGTTGTGGACATTGATCATTTCAAAAGCTGGGGTGAATATAACATTACTGTGAGTATCGGTGCGGCCACTGTAGTAGAGGAAGATACGGAAAAGTCCTTGTTCCAAAGAGCGGACAACGCCCTGTATGCCTCCAAAACCGGAGGACGAAACCGGGTGACACATGCAGCTCAGATGGTAAGAAGTTAA
- a CDS encoding DUF1593 domain-containing protein: protein MNKRKWLNGFAAGCLSIILVISGCASKAPQTASDTPNQATEQTENETQEPANNQAAKGRTVITTDGEVDDMNSVIRFLLYSNEMDLAGIVLTSSVYHYAGDEEAGIKPFRWTGTQWVYDMIDAYGEIYPNLSKHADGYPEPEQLRAMTKIGNISDKGEMEKETEGSEFLETLFLDDDSRDLIVQTWGGTNTTARALKSIEEQYKDTAEWETIRKKVSDKLVLYIILDQDDSYNEYIAKNWPDIRILNDQSNFWHFAYAWKMHAEEVNSKLHGDWMVKNILNGHGKLMDMYASMGDGKMIEGELAEEQRGSAEYLQNNPQYDKYDFISEGDSPSFFYLIDNGLRSMEDPSYGGWGGRFGVVNDKLFRNNVLDYDPYTKRYEAEYSLMRWFDDIQDDFAARADWAVADTYEGANHNPSLTIKEGLDLSVSPGEEVTLHAEGKDPDGDQLTYTWWRYFEADTYEDSKVTPNKVQPEMAGDLQLGMHRELAKDEQVDTIKLQGSDTEAVTFTVPDDAKSGDTLHIVAEVQDDGEHQLKHYQRVILTVK, encoded by the coding sequence ATGAACAAGAGAAAATGGTTAAACGGTTTTGCCGCAGGTTGTCTCAGTATCATCCTGGTGATTAGTGGGTGTGCATCCAAAGCGCCACAAACCGCGAGTGACACACCAAATCAGGCGACAGAACAGACAGAGAATGAAACCCAGGAACCTGCAAACAACCAAGCTGCCAAAGGCAGAACAGTGATTACAACCGACGGTGAAGTGGATGATATGAACTCTGTCATTCGTTTCCTCTTGTATTCGAATGAAATGGACCTTGCCGGAATTGTACTGACTAGCTCAGTGTATCATTATGCTGGAGACGAGGAAGCAGGAATCAAGCCATTCCGCTGGACAGGCACACAGTGGGTGTACGACATGATCGATGCCTATGGTGAGATTTACCCAAATTTGTCCAAACATGCGGATGGGTACCCGGAGCCGGAACAGCTTCGAGCGATGACCAAGATCGGTAATATTTCCGATAAAGGGGAGATGGAGAAGGAAACCGAAGGTTCCGAATTCCTTGAAACTCTTTTCCTCGACGATGATTCCCGAGATCTGATTGTTCAGACATGGGGTGGCACCAATACCACAGCCAGAGCGCTGAAATCGATTGAGGAACAGTACAAAGACACGGCTGAGTGGGAGACGATCCGCAAAAAAGTCAGTGACAAACTGGTCCTGTATATCATTCTGGATCAGGATGACAGTTACAACGAATACATTGCGAAGAATTGGCCGGATATCCGTATTCTCAACGACCAATCAAACTTCTGGCATTTTGCCTATGCATGGAAGATGCATGCCGAAGAAGTGAACAGTAAGCTTCATGGAGACTGGATGGTCAAGAATATCCTAAACGGACATGGCAAGCTGATGGATATGTATGCATCGATGGGTGATGGTAAAATGATCGAAGGCGAACTGGCTGAAGAACAGCGGGGAAGTGCTGAATATCTCCAGAACAATCCGCAATATGACAAGTACGATTTTATATCTGAAGGTGACTCTCCTTCCTTCTTTTATCTGATCGATAATGGGCTGCGCAGTATGGAAGACCCTTCCTACGGCGGTTGGGGTGGACGCTTTGGCGTTGTGAACGACAAGTTATTTAGAAACAATGTGCTTGATTACGATCCGTACACCAAACGATATGAAGCCGAATACTCTCTGATGAGATGGTTTGACGATATTCAGGATGATTTTGCAGCACGTGCAGACTGGGCAGTTGCAGACACTTACGAAGGTGCCAACCATAACCCCTCTTTAACGATTAAGGAAGGGTTGGATCTAAGTGTTAGTCCCGGGGAGGAAGTGACTCTTCACGCGGAGGGTAAAGACCCGGATGGAGATCAACTGACGTATACGTGGTGGAGATATTTCGAAGCGGACACTTATGAAGATTCCAAAGTAACACCGAACAAAGTTCAGCCTGAAATGGCGGGTGACCTGCAGCTTGGAATGCATCGTGAACTTGCCAAGGATGAGCAGGTGGATACGATAAAATTACAGGGCAGTGACACCGAAGCGGTGACATTTACCGTTCCTGACGATGCCAAATCCGGTGATACCCTTCATATCGTTGCCGAAGTACAGGATGATGGAGAGCATCAGTTGAAGCATTATCAACGTGTGATCCTAACCGTGAAATAA
- a CDS encoding stalk domain-containing protein: MKKRNQWLAVLSMTAILTAGATSYTSMIHAADATKTTNDHVVLRTAIQNMQGTVTWNGSRRSVDIQIADTKVQLPIGTSSATINGVKTPLDSKSYITKGTTYVSSQTLKLITDQLILKQNKTGFEQTASFQMPGGKAEISASTPDGQRLLVTEADNGSIAILDIADLKNINVLKTVSFHDLSAKAEVTSVTVSKDGKYGLAVIRTGDTDSEANKGLLAIVDLTTYKTVKTYELGIGPDSIALSPDGLHAVIAIEDEELNTAADEIDYANTKRPGSIIVVSFAGGNVLEGEITNLPVSLDNVKGAIYPHDPQPEYVAISPDSKTAAITLQENNVVAIVDLETKKISSIFALGTTSHQADLKDDGIVQFKETLTARYEPDGIAFSADGKYLLTANEGDLGKNEFEDGVKAGGRNIAVWNLQGQWMYDSQNLIDEATAMVGLYPDDRSPNKGSEVENLTVATVDGTTYAAVASERADAILFFDLADPVNPDYLGLIPTAGESPEGIHRVNGRSLFVSADESTGTLSFFAKK; the protein is encoded by the coding sequence TTGAAAAAGAGAAATCAATGGCTCGCCGTTCTGTCGATGACTGCCATTCTTACCGCAGGAGCAACCAGCTACACATCCATGATTCATGCCGCTGACGCAACTAAAACCACCAATGATCATGTCGTACTGCGCACAGCCATCCAAAATATGCAGGGTACGGTCACATGGAACGGAAGCAGACGCAGTGTTGATATCCAGATCGCAGATACTAAAGTACAACTTCCAATAGGAACGTCTTCAGCCACCATCAACGGTGTGAAAACCCCTTTGGACAGTAAAAGCTACATTACCAAAGGTACAACGTATGTATCTTCCCAAACGCTAAAATTAATTACGGATCAACTGATCCTGAAACAAAATAAAACCGGTTTTGAACAGACCGCATCGTTTCAGATGCCTGGTGGCAAAGCAGAAATATCAGCCTCTACGCCAGATGGACAGCGCCTGCTCGTAACCGAAGCGGACAATGGTAGCATTGCCATACTGGATATTGCTGACTTGAAAAACATTAACGTATTAAAGACAGTCAGCTTCCATGACCTCTCCGCCAAAGCTGAAGTCACAAGCGTAACCGTGTCCAAAGATGGCAAATATGGTCTTGCAGTTATTCGCACAGGGGATACGGACAGTGAAGCAAACAAAGGGTTACTTGCCATTGTGGATCTGACAACCTACAAAACCGTCAAAACGTATGAACTCGGTATTGGTCCTGACTCGATTGCACTGTCACCTGACGGTCTGCATGCGGTGATCGCCATAGAGGATGAAGAGCTGAATACAGCTGCGGATGAAATTGACTATGCCAACACCAAACGTCCGGGTAGCATTATAGTAGTATCTTTTGCTGGCGGGAACGTATTGGAGGGTGAGATCACCAACTTACCGGTCTCTCTGGACAATGTAAAAGGTGCCATCTATCCGCATGATCCACAACCAGAGTATGTTGCTATTAGTCCAGATAGTAAAACAGCAGCCATCACGCTACAGGAAAACAATGTCGTTGCCATCGTAGATCTGGAGACAAAAAAAATCAGCTCAATCTTCGCTCTGGGTACCACTTCACATCAAGCAGATCTGAAAGATGATGGTATCGTTCAGTTTAAAGAGACGTTGACCGCTCGTTATGAACCGGATGGGATTGCTTTCTCGGCAGATGGTAAATACCTGCTGACAGCTAACGAAGGGGATTTGGGCAAGAATGAATTTGAGGATGGTGTAAAAGCAGGCGGACGTAATATTGCTGTCTGGAATTTGCAAGGCCAGTGGATGTACGATAGTCAGAATCTCATTGACGAGGCAACCGCTATGGTCGGCTTGTATCCGGATGATCGCAGTCCCAACAAGGGAAGTGAAGTGGAGAACCTGACCGTTGCTACTGTAGACGGCACTACGTATGCAGCCGTAGCTTCCGAAAGGGCAGATGCCATTTTGTTCTTTGATCTTGCTGATCCGGTCAATCCGGACTACCTGGGTCTGATTCCTACAGCTGGAGAATCACCAGAGGGAATTCATCGTGTTAACGGACGAAGCCTGTTTGTGAGTGCAGATGAAAGCACGGGAACACTTAGTTTTTTTGCCAAGAAATAG
- a CDS encoding DUF2625 domain-containing protein, whose product MNTLTIAELVDRENHAWEELKELLDSGQNTYVYVPAKQEAGEDTLYRLQISTKSYLGAVAYETEGIVLDHGWITLLGAGGDSTSGSLTSWNGVSEQPWVDVLEGMMVVAYDAAGGFFGLDTGKYGRTGHIYYFAPDTLEWESTELAYSGFINWLANGDLEQFYQTFRWKGWQEDMSQLQTGQVFAYYPPLWTQEGDGESSSKAPISIMEAWKFALDGK is encoded by the coding sequence ATGAATACATTAACGATAGCTGAATTAGTAGATCGGGAGAATCACGCATGGGAAGAACTCAAGGAACTCCTGGATAGCGGGCAAAATACATATGTGTATGTTCCAGCAAAACAAGAGGCTGGAGAGGATACCCTCTATCGTCTGCAAATAAGCACCAAATCCTATTTGGGGGCTGTTGCTTATGAGACAGAAGGGATTGTACTGGACCATGGCTGGATCACGCTGCTTGGTGCGGGTGGTGACAGTACATCGGGGAGTCTCACCAGTTGGAATGGTGTAAGTGAGCAACCTTGGGTAGATGTGCTGGAAGGTATGATGGTCGTTGCATATGATGCGGCAGGTGGTTTCTTCGGACTGGATACAGGCAAGTATGGCCGTACGGGACACATATATTATTTTGCACCGGATACACTCGAATGGGAATCGACAGAACTGGCATATTCAGGTTTCATCAACTGGCTGGCGAATGGCGATCTGGAGCAGTTCTATCAGACCTTTCGCTGGAAAGGCTGGCAAGAGGATATGTCTCAGCTCCAGACAGGACAAGTATTTGCGTATTACCCACCACTTTGGACGCAGGAAGGTGACGGCGAGAGCAGTAGTAAAGCCCCAATTAGCATAATGGAGGCCTGGAAGTTCGCACTGGACGGTAAATAG
- a CDS encoding TetR/AcrR family transcriptional regulator, giving the protein MSKKRIKEIAIQHFNRLGYEGTKMAQIAEEAGIRKQSLAYHYSSKKALLLELYEEVVQEEQQFVRQFFSESVTQTLDQQLYAFLHEHKNRFLTHPNVAFMYILSFITPLEVHDFVLAQYRTYLGTLKEELAAVFTRHSDIRLSPEEATVAFVTVMDGLDVQLVYETRQSYEQALAITWNVFWSGIQR; this is encoded by the coding sequence TTGAGTAAAAAACGAATCAAGGAAATTGCCATTCAACATTTTAACCGTCTGGGTTACGAGGGAACCAAGATGGCGCAGATTGCCGAAGAGGCAGGCATTCGCAAGCAATCCCTGGCTTATCACTATTCATCCAAAAAAGCGTTATTGCTGGAGTTATATGAGGAAGTTGTGCAGGAGGAACAACAGTTTGTACGCCAATTTTTCAGTGAGTCTGTTACCCAAACGCTGGATCAGCAGCTATATGCCTTTTTGCATGAACACAAAAATCGCTTTCTGACTCACCCAAACGTTGCTTTTATGTATATCCTGTCCTTTATCACACCGCTGGAGGTGCATGATTTTGTGCTGGCCCAGTATCGAACGTACCTCGGGACACTGAAGGAAGAGCTGGCAGCGGTATTTACCAGACATTCCGATATACGCCTGAGTCCGGAAGAAGCCACCGTAGCTTTTGTCACCGTGATGGATGGATTGGATGTACAGCTCGTGTATGAGACACGGCAATCCTATGAACAAGCTTTGGCAATCACCTGGAATGTCTTTTGGTCAGGCATCCAGCGTTAA